From one Planktothrix agardhii NIES-204 genomic stretch:
- a CDS encoding CopG domain protein DNA-binding domain protein, with translation MSREKKIQFNVNEKEYERLKSHAESEGLSMAEVLRDYIKTLTPPKGGRTTSHD, from the coding sequence ATGTCAAGGGAAAAGAAAATTCAGTTTAATGTTAACGAGAAAGAATATGAACGTCTCAAAAGTCATGCTGAATCAGAAGGATTATCAATGGCTGAAGTTCTTAGGGATTACATTAAAACCCTCACACCCCCTAAAGGGGGTCGCACTACATCCCACGACTGA
- the hemB gene encoding delta-aminolevulinic acid dehydratase codes for MSSESHKNALNLVQRPRRLRRTDALRRMVTETRLTVNDLIYPLFIMEGENQKVEVSSMPGSYRYTLDLLLKEVNEAWELGIPAIALFPLVAEEKKDNAGTESYNPEGLIQRTVRAIKQAIPDIMIITDIALDPFSSKGHDGIVSEEGEILNDETVEVLVKQAISHAQAGADIVAPSDMMDGRIGAIRQGLDEAGYTQVAILAYTAKYASAYYGPFRDALDSAPKFGDKKTYQMNPANSREALTELALDEAEGADIVMVKPALAYLDIIHLLRSATDLPVAAYNVSGEYAMIKAAGKMGWIDEKKVMLETLTSIKRAGADLILTYFAKEVALILRP; via the coding sequence ATGTCTTCAGAATCTCATAAAAATGCCTTAAATCTGGTTCAACGTCCCCGTCGTCTGCGTCGCACCGATGCCCTACGGCGGATGGTTACGGAAACAAGGCTTACTGTCAATGACTTAATTTATCCTCTGTTTATCATGGAGGGGGAAAATCAAAAGGTTGAGGTTTCTTCCATGCCCGGAAGTTACCGCTATACCTTAGATTTACTATTAAAAGAAGTCAATGAAGCTTGGGAATTAGGCATCCCCGCCATCGCTTTATTTCCCTTGGTGGCCGAAGAAAAAAAAGATAACGCCGGAACTGAAAGTTATAATCCAGAGGGCCTAATTCAGCGCACTGTCAGGGCAATTAAACAGGCGATTCCTGATATTATGATCATCACGGATATTGCCCTTGATCCTTTTTCCAGTAAGGGTCATGATGGTATCGTCAGCGAGGAGGGCGAAATTCTCAATGATGAAACCGTGGAAGTTTTAGTTAAACAGGCGATTTCCCATGCCCAGGCCGGGGCCGATATCGTTGCACCTTCGGATATGATGGATGGTCGGATTGGGGCGATTCGTCAAGGGCTAGATGAAGCGGGATATACTCAAGTAGCGATTTTAGCCTATACCGCTAAGTATGCCTCGGCATATTATGGCCCCTTTCGGGATGCCTTGGATTCGGCCCCGAAATTTGGCGATAAGAAAACCTATCAAATGAATCCGGCTAACTCCAGAGAAGCCTTGACAGAATTGGCTTTAGATGAAGCTGAAGGCGCTGATATTGTCATGGTTAAACCCGCCTTAGCCTATTTAGATATTATTCATCTATTGCGCTCGGCAACGGATTTACCTGTGGCGGCCTATAACGTCAGTGGGGAATATGCGATGATTAAGGCGGCTGGAAAAATGGGTTGGATTGATGAGAAAAAGGTCATGTTAGAAACCCTCACCAGTATTAAACGGGCTGGGGCTGATTTAATTCTCACTTATTTCGCTAAGGAAGTTGCCCTAATTTTGCGTCCTTGA
- the pta gene encoding phosphate acetyltransferase produces the protein MISNLYITSIEPDSGKSLILLGIMELLSKRIRKLGFFRPIIQAGIKPDNDIELIRSRYHLEFPYQDYYGVTHEETRALIAEGQFEEILKRIIEKYKALEEKCDFIVCEGTDFTDIISAFEFNFNAEIANQLDAPILLVANGQGKSQEEVISSVKSERKAFIEKDLTLVATMVNRISSEQFLSVTQELEQIWCYDDPVFILPEIEALSKPTVGEIITALDAKFVHGDPEQLKQEVLSFKVAAMHVPNFLYHIREGCLIVTPGDRADIILACLASAFSETYPNIAGIILTGGFELPPSLQKLIQGFKKWTVPMFTVETDTYNTATIINNIHSKITPDNERKIASALGLFENHIDSSKIEKRISLSRSSHITPIMFEYELVARAKKQRQHIVLPEGTEERILKATEILLRRGIVDITLLGNPEEIREKATSLGIKLEGVNIVNPMTSPWHEDYAQTYYQLRKHKGITEDCALDVMHDLSYFGTMMVHKGMADGMVSGAIHTTGHTIRPALEFIKTPPGCSIVSSVFFMCLEDQVLVYGDCAVNPNPNPQQLADIAISSALTAQQFGVEPLVAMLSYSTGESGQGKDVDKVREATLIARQLRPDLKIEGPIQYDAAVDEGVAQTKLPGSEVAGHATVFIFPDLNTGNNTYKAVQRSANAVAIGPVLQGLNKPVNDLSRGCTITDIVNTVAITAIQAQGIN, from the coding sequence ATGATTAGCAACCTATATATTACTAGCATTGAACCCGATAGCGGTAAATCCTTAATTCTGTTAGGAATTATGGAATTACTCTCGAAACGCATCCGAAAATTAGGATTTTTCCGTCCAATTATTCAGGCGGGAATTAAACCGGATAATGATATTGAGCTAATTCGCAGTCGCTATCATTTAGAGTTTCCCTATCAAGATTATTATGGCGTTACCCATGAAGAAACTAGGGCTTTAATTGCGGAGGGACAGTTTGAAGAAATCCTGAAACGGATTATTGAGAAATATAAGGCTTTAGAAGAAAAATGTGATTTTATTGTCTGTGAAGGTACGGATTTTACTGATATTATTTCTGCCTTTGAATTTAACTTTAATGCGGAAATTGCTAATCAACTAGATGCGCCGATTTTATTGGTAGCGAATGGACAGGGAAAAAGCCAAGAAGAAGTGATTAGTAGTGTTAAAAGTGAACGAAAAGCTTTTATAGAAAAGGATTTAACTCTTGTGGCAACAATGGTTAATCGGATTTCTTCAGAACAATTTTTATCCGTTACCCAGGAATTAGAACAGATTTGGTGTTATGATGATCCGGTATTTATTTTACCTGAAATAGAAGCTCTTTCTAAACCTACTGTTGGGGAAATTATTACTGCCCTTGACGCTAAATTTGTCCATGGCGATCCTGAACAATTAAAACAGGAAGTGTTATCGTTTAAGGTGGCGGCGATGCACGTTCCTAATTTTCTTTATCATATTCGAGAAGGCTGTTTAATTGTTACCCCTGGAGATCGGGCTGATATTATTTTAGCTTGTTTAGCGTCGGCTTTTTCAGAAACTTACCCCAATATTGCCGGAATTATTTTAACTGGGGGGTTTGAATTGCCTCCTTCCCTGCAAAAACTGATTCAAGGATTTAAAAAATGGACAGTGCCGATGTTTACGGTAGAAACAGATACCTATAATACTGCAACCATCATTAATAATATTCACTCAAAAATTACCCCCGACAATGAACGAAAAATTGCTTCTGCTTTAGGACTTTTTGAAAACCATATTGATAGCTCTAAAATTGAAAAACGGATTTCTCTATCCCGTTCTTCCCATATTACTCCGATTATGTTCGAGTACGAACTGGTCGCCCGGGCGAAAAAACAACGTCAACATATTGTCTTACCCGAAGGCACAGAAGAACGAATTTTAAAAGCCACTGAAATTCTATTAAGACGGGGAATTGTCGATATTACTTTATTAGGAAATCCCGAAGAAATTCGCGAAAAAGCAACTTCACTAGGCATAAAATTAGAAGGGGTAAATATTGTTAATCCCATGACCTCCCCCTGGCATGAAGACTATGCTCAAACCTATTATCAACTGCGAAAACATAAGGGAATTACGGAAGATTGTGCCTTAGATGTGATGCACGATTTAAGTTATTTTGGCACGATGATGGTTCATAAAGGCATGGCTGATGGCATGGTTTCTGGGGCTATTCATACCACTGGACATACTATTCGTCCCGCCTTAGAATTTATTAAAACTCCACCGGGATGTTCAATTGTTTCCAGTGTGTTTTTTATGTGTTTAGAAGACCAGGTTTTAGTCTATGGAGATTGTGCGGTAAATCCTAATCCTAACCCCCAACAATTAGCCGATATTGCCATTAGTTCGGCCTTAACTGCTCAACAATTTGGAGTTGAACCTTTAGTAGCAATGTTATCCTATTCTACCGGAGAATCAGGACAAGGTAAAGATGTGGATAAAGTTCGAGAAGCCACATTAATTGCCCGTCAATTACGCCCCGATTTAAAAATAGAAGGCCCCATCCAATACGATGCGGCCGTTGATGAAGGGGTAGCTCAAACTAAACTACCAGGAAGCGAAGTGGCTGGACACGCAACGGTATTTATTTTCCCCGATTTAAACACCGGAAATAATACTTATAAAGCCGTACAACGGTCTGCGAATGCTGTTGCCATTGGCCCGGTTTTACAAGGTTTAAATAAACCCGTTAATGATTTAAGTCGGGGCTGTACGATTACCGATATTGTGAATACCGTTGCGATTACCGCTATTCAAGCCCAGGGAATAAATTAG
- a CDS encoding cadmium resistance transporter yields MNEIFTAIFTGITAFTATNLDDLVILTLLFSQVNATFRRHHIVIGQYLGFCTLILASLVGFFGGLILPAEWIGLLGLVPITIGLNRLLNPDDDNDSSSEPELDTKISPASGLASLISPPAYSVAAITIANGSDNISIYMPLFASTGISSLLIIISVFLLLVGVWCYMTYKLTCQRDISNLLARYGNHFVPFVLIGLGVFIILDSASLSPVALITSCLCLMGLIKIIQASQFKKVPAEIFKLGSKQVQIKFCRNNNEFVNRWVNRNRLEMIPSIPSPDPEI; encoded by the coding sequence ATGAATGAGATTTTTACTGCTATTTTTACTGGTATTACAGCTTTTACTGCTACAAATTTGGATGATTTAGTTATCCTCACCCTGTTGTTTTCTCAAGTTAATGCCACCTTTCGTCGTCACCATATTGTTATCGGTCAGTATCTCGGTTTTTGTACTTTGATTCTTGCTAGTTTGGTGGGTTTTTTTGGGGGCTTAATATTACCCGCCGAATGGATTGGACTTTTAGGTTTAGTTCCCATTACCATTGGACTTAATCGGTTACTCAATCCTGATGATGATAATGATTCATCTTCTGAGCCGGAATTGGATACTAAAATTTCCCCCGCTTCTGGTTTAGCTAGTTTAATTTCTCCTCCGGCTTATAGTGTAGCAGCGATTACGATTGCCAATGGTAGCGACAATATCAGTATCTATATGCCCTTATTTGCTTCTACGGGTATCTCTAGTTTACTGATTATTATTTCAGTCTTTTTGCTACTGGTTGGAGTTTGGTGTTATATGACCTATAAATTAACTTGTCAACGGGATATTTCCAATTTACTCGCCCGTTATGGGAATCATTTTGTGCCCTTTGTATTAATTGGTTTAGGTGTATTTATTATCCTTGATAGTGCTTCTTTGAGTCCCGTTGCTTTAATCACTAGCTGTTTGTGTTTAATGGGATTAATCAAAATTATTCAAGCCTCACAATTCAAAAAAGTTCCGGCGGAAATTTTTAAGCTAGGTTCTAAGCAAGTACAAATTAAGTTTTGTAGGAATAATAATGAATTTGTCAATCGCTGGGTGAACCGAAATCGACTGGAAATGATTCCTTCTATTCCTAGTCCCGACCCAGAAATTTAA
- a CDS encoding polysaccharide biosynthesis/export protein: MVVVGAVFRPGAYSLTSEASGTDTTSSSSGNTATAAVRINLPTVTRALQTAGGITNIADIRHIKMLQPI, translated from the coding sequence GTGGTAGTTGTCGGGGCGGTCTTTCGTCCGGGGGCTTATTCCTTAACTTCAGAAGCAAGTGGAACCGATACTACCAGTAGCAGTTCTGGAAACACAGCAACAGCAGCAGTCAGAATCAATTTACCCACGGTTACCCGGGCGTTACAAACGGCGGGAGGGATTACCAATATAGCCGATATTCGCCATATTAAAATGTTACAACCTATTTAG
- a CDS encoding threonine synthase gives MTTEMTLTLPTTQSSLKCWPGLIEAYRNYLPVSESTPVITLQEGNTPLIPAPTIAEIIGKQVQVYLKYDGLNPTGSFKDRGMTMAISKAKEEGSKAVICASTGNTSAAAAAYARRAGMKAFVLIPDGYVALGKLAQALLYGAEVLAIKGNFDKALNIVREMAEHYPITLVNSVNPYRLEGQKTAAFEVVDALGDAPDWLCIPVGNAGNISAYWMGFCQYHAVGKCSRLPQMMGFQAAGAAPLVFGYPVENPETLATAIRIGNPASWDFAVAAKDASKGSFNAVTDAEILDAYRLLASGEGIFCEPASAASVAGLLKVKDQVPEGIKIVCVLTGNGLKDPDTAITHSNNKFKAGIAPEMEAVATVMGF, from the coding sequence ATGACTACCGAGATGACGTTGACTTTGCCTACAACCCAGTCCTCATTAAAGTGCTGGCCCGGTCTGATTGAAGCCTACCGCAACTATTTACCTGTTTCTGAATCGACACCCGTTATCACCCTACAAGAAGGCAACACGCCCCTGATTCCGGCCCCAACCATTGCCGAAATAATTGGCAAACAGGTGCAGGTCTATCTGAAATATGACGGACTCAACCCCACAGGCAGTTTCAAAGACCGCGGCATGACCATGGCGATTTCTAAAGCCAAAGAGGAAGGCAGCAAAGCCGTTATCTGTGCCAGTACCGGAAATACTTCGGCGGCCGCAGCAGCCTATGCCCGTCGAGCCGGAATGAAGGCTTTTGTCTTGATTCCCGATGGTTATGTGGCCTTGGGGAAACTAGCCCAAGCCTTATTATATGGGGCGGAGGTCTTAGCAATTAAGGGCAATTTTGACAAGGCCCTTAATATTGTGCGGGAGATGGCCGAACATTATCCGATTACTTTAGTTAATTCGGTCAATCCCTATCGTTTGGAAGGTCAAAAAACGGCCGCCTTTGAGGTGGTGGATGCCCTGGGAGATGCCCCTGATTGGTTATGTATTCCCGTGGGAAATGCCGGGAATATTAGCGCCTATTGGATGGGATTTTGTCAATATCATGCCGTTGGTAAATGTTCCCGTTTACCCCAAATGATGGGATTTCAAGCCGCCGGAGCCGCACCATTAGTTTTTGGCTATCCGGTGGAAAACCCCGAAACCTTAGCAACGGCCATTCGGATTGGAAATCCGGCCAGTTGGGACTTTGCGGTGGCTGCTAAAGATGCCAGTAAGGGTAGTTTTAACGCCGTCACCGATGCCGAAATTCTCGACGCCTATAGGTTATTAGCTTCTGGGGAAGGGATTTTTTGTGAACCTGCTAGTGCCGCGTCCGTTGCCGGATTATTGAAAGTTAAAGATCAGGTTCCAGAAGGAATTAAAATTGTTTGTGTGTTAACTGGAAATGGGTTAAAAGATCCCGATACGGCTATTACCCACAGCAACAATAAATTCAAAGCCGGAATTGCACCAGAAATGGAAGCTGTTGCAACAGTAATGGGATTTTAA
- the desA gene encoding phosphatidylcholine desaturase, with protein sequence MTLSSVQPQTLASSSASFPSDLRLKDIIKSLPSEVFLKDQKKAWLTVFINVLLVVAGYFAVAYSPWFFLPLAWVFTGTALTGFFVIGHDCGHRSFSNRRWVNDLVGHLAFLPLIYPFHGWRLGHNHHHKHTNKLTEDNAWEPWKIENYEASPKIVKIAYKLTRARLWWLGSILHWAIVNFDWRKYEGKGQEQVKFSALFVIGCGAIAFPTMIFTLGIWGFVKFWLMPWLVYHFWMSTFTIVHHTAPDIQFQEPEDWNEALAQLSGTVHCNYPAWVEFFCHDINVHIPHHISTAIPSYNLRKAYKIIQDNWGEYLYPECDFSWSLMTHIVDQCHLYDPENAYVSFSEYKQ encoded by the coding sequence ATGACATTATCCTCTGTTCAACCTCAAACCCTAGCATCTTCTTCTGCTAGTTTTCCATCGGATTTACGTTTAAAGGACATTATCAAAAGTCTCCCTAGTGAAGTTTTTCTTAAAGATCAGAAAAAAGCTTGGTTGACGGTTTTTATTAATGTTCTTCTGGTTGTTGCGGGCTATTTTGCGGTTGCTTACTCTCCCTGGTTTTTTTTACCCTTAGCTTGGGTTTTTACAGGGACAGCATTAACGGGGTTTTTCGTCATTGGTCATGACTGTGGACATCGTTCTTTTTCTAACCGTCGTTGGGTGAATGATTTAGTCGGTCATCTGGCATTTCTTCCTTTAATTTATCCCTTCCATGGTTGGCGTTTAGGACATAATCATCATCACAAACATACTAATAAACTGACTGAAGATAATGCTTGGGAACCCTGGAAAATTGAAAATTATGAAGCGTCCCCTAAAATCGTAAAAATTGCTTATAAATTAACCCGAGCTAGACTGTGGTGGTTAGGTTCAATTTTGCATTGGGCAATTGTTAACTTTGATTGGCGCAAGTATGAAGGAAAAGGACAGGAACAGGTTAAATTTTCTGCTTTATTTGTGATTGGATGTGGGGCGATCGCATTTCCTACGATGATTTTTACTCTCGGAATTTGGGGCTTTGTCAAATTCTGGTTAATGCCTTGGTTAGTGTACCATTTCTGGATGAGTACCTTCACAATTGTTCACCACACTGCCCCCGATATTCAGTTTCAAGAACCTGAAGATTGGAATGAAGCCCTAGCCCAATTATCGGGAACAGTTCACTGCAATTACCCCGCTTGGGTTGAGTTTTTCTGTCACGATATTAATGTTCACATTCCTCACCATATTTCTACGGCTATTCCTTCCTATAATTTACGGAAAGCCTATAAAATTATTCAAGACAATTGGGGTGAATATCTGTATCCTGAATGTGATTTTTCCTGGTCTTTAATGACTCATATCGTAGATCAGTGTCATTTATATGATCCTGAAAATGCTTATGTTTCTTTCAGTGAATACAAGCAGTAA
- a CDS encoding hypothetical protein (protein of unknown function DUF306 Meta and HslJ) yields MKKLLLSLSVASLSILSMINPSMASDALSGTSWKLISWGNEKSTQTPLDETEITLQFENNQISGSSSCNRYFASYTIEDEQLKFGVAGRTQMACPEEIMKQEDQFLSALEKSRTFEINAEGKLQIKYKINQGSGVMIFTPNQPK; encoded by the coding sequence ATGAAAAAACTACTCCTATCCCTATCCGTTGCTAGTCTATCCATTCTGTCTATGATTAACCCCTCTATGGCTTCTGATGCTCTGAGTGGAACCTCCTGGAAATTAATATCCTGGGGGAATGAAAAATCCACCCAAACGCCCCTAGATGAAACGGAAATCACCCTACAATTTGAAAATAATCAAATTAGTGGTTCATCGAGTTGTAACCGTTACTTTGCATCCTACACCATTGAGGATGAACAATTAAAATTTGGTGTAGCCGGAAGAACTCAAATGGCTTGTCCCGAAGAAATTATGAAGCAAGAAGATCAATTTCTCTCAGCTTTAGAAAAAAGTCGAACTTTTGAGATTAATGCTGAAGGTAAACTACAAATTAAATATAAAATAAATCAAGGATCTGGGGTAATGATATTTACCCCAAATCAACCCAAATAA